From the Butyrivibrio fibrisolvens genome, one window contains:
- a CDS encoding ATP-binding cassette domain-containing protein translates to MGKCNSEEIQKHLSYIEQNVYLFNTTIRNNITLFEEFPEEEIDEAIRISALTKDISSFENGLDTEVGEAGCNLSGGQRQRVAIARALLHKRNVLLVDEGTSALDKENADIIEKNLLAEKELTLIIVSHHLSDERKKQFDLVYEI, encoded by the coding sequence TGTAATTCTGAAGAAATTCAGAAACATTTAAGTTACATAGAACAGAATGTATATCTCTTTAATACTACCATTCGAAATAATATAACTCTATTTGAAGAGTTCCCGGAAGAGGAAATAGATGAAGCTATAAGAATAAGTGCCTTGACTAAAGATATTAGTTCTTTTGAGAATGGATTGGATACAGAAGTGGGAGAGGCAGGCTGTAATCTGTCGGGAGGCCAGCGTCAAAGAGTTGCAATTGCAAGGGCATTACTTCATAAGCGAAATGTTTTGCTGGTAGACGAAGGAACAAGTGCGCTAGATAAGGAAAATGCAGATATTATCGAGAAGAATCTTTTGGCAGAGAAAGAACTGACACTGATTATAGTGAGCCACCATCTATCTGATGAAAGAAAAAAACAGTTTGACTTAGTATATGAGATATAA